A portion of the Blastochloris tepida genome contains these proteins:
- a CDS encoding DUF6898 family protein — protein MAEREVLFEFSRMGAYVRVAAIDAETGIEVVVMAPAAATRGDLERLALQKLQRRLAAG, from the coding sequence ATGGCCGAGCGCGAAGTGCTGTTCGAATTTTCACGCATGGGCGCCTATGTCCGGGTGGCCGCCATCGATGCCGAAACCGGCATCGAGGTGGTGGTGATGGCGCCGGCCGCAGCCACCCGTGGCGACCTCGAACGGCTGGCACTGCAGAAGCTTCAACGCCGGCTTGCCGCAGGTTGA
- the hemB gene encoding porphobilinogen synthase, with the protein MAIKYGRPIEPANHFPLEAPAGRTPPGLDLVHRPRRTRRTDWARRLVRENTLTVDDLIWPIFIVDGEKTRVPVASMPGVERLSVDEAVKEAERAAALKIPVLALFPYTDPARRSEGAEEALNPDNLVNTAMRAIKAAVPDIGLLADVALDPYTSHGHDGLIQDGIILNDETVEMLVNQSLVQAEAGADIIAPSDMMDGRIGAIRAGLDAAGFQDVSIMAYSAKYASAFYGPFRDAVGSKSTLTGDKRTYQMDPGNGNEAIKETELDIAEGADMVMVKPGMPYLDIVWRVKETFGLPTYAYQVSGEYAMIVAAAQNGWLDGEKAMMESLLCFKRAGADGILTYFAPRVAEKLAKG; encoded by the coding sequence ATGGCCATCAAATACGGCCGCCCGATCGAACCCGCCAATCACTTCCCGCTCGAAGCGCCGGCCGGCCGAACCCCGCCGGGCCTCGACCTCGTCCACCGGCCGCGCCGAACCCGCCGCACCGACTGGGCGCGCCGTCTGGTGCGCGAGAACACGCTCACGGTCGATGACCTGATCTGGCCGATCTTCATCGTCGATGGCGAGAAGACACGGGTGCCGGTGGCCTCGATGCCCGGCGTCGAGCGCCTCAGCGTCGACGAGGCGGTGAAGGAGGCCGAGCGCGCCGCCGCCCTCAAGATCCCGGTGCTGGCGCTGTTCCCCTACACCGATCCGGCTAGGCGCAGCGAGGGCGCGGAGGAAGCGCTCAACCCGGACAACCTCGTCAACACGGCGATGCGCGCCATCAAGGCGGCGGTGCCCGACATCGGGCTCTTGGCCGACGTTGCGCTCGACCCCTACACCAGCCACGGCCATGACGGGCTGATCCAGGACGGCATCATCCTCAACGACGAGACCGTCGAGATGCTGGTGAACCAGTCGCTGGTGCAGGCCGAGGCCGGCGCCGACATCATCGCGCCGTCCGACATGATGGACGGCCGCATCGGCGCCATCCGCGCCGGGCTCGACGCCGCCGGCTTCCAGGACGTGTCGATCATGGCCTATTCGGCCAAGTACGCCTCGGCCTTCTACGGCCCGTTCCGCGACGCGGTGGGCTCCAAGTCGACGCTGACCGGCGACAAGCGCACCTATCAGATGGATCCCGGCAACGGCAACGAGGCGATCAAGGAGACCGAGCTCGACATCGCCGAGGGCGCCGACATGGTGATGGTGAAGCCCGGCATGCCGTACCTCGACATCGTGTGGCGGGTGAAGGAGACCTTCGGCCTGCCGACCTACGCCTATCAGGTGTCGGGCGAGTACGCGATGATCGTTGCCGCCGCCCAGAACGGCTGGCTCGACGGCGAGAAAGCGATGATGGAGAGCCTGCTCTGCTTCAAGCGCGCCGGCGCCGACGGCATCCTCACCTATTTCGCTCCCCGCGTGGCCGAGAAGCTGGCCAAGGGGTGA
- a CDS encoding DUF29 domain-containing protein, with translation MDDKPKAKAHYDDDAYGWAFEQAALLRAGRWHDLDIEHLADEIESVGRAEADRLESALRLVLMHLLKWDYQPQKRTRSWAVTIANQRDRATKFLKENRSLKPRLGDIIADAYRLARREASGETDLDLSVFPETCPYDFDAIMTRPVEWPPADPAALAARSPDV, from the coding sequence ATGGACGACAAACCGAAGGCCAAGGCACATTACGACGACGACGCCTATGGCTGGGCGTTCGAGCAGGCGGCATTGCTGCGCGCCGGGCGCTGGCACGACCTTGATATCGAACACTTGGCCGATGAGATCGAAAGCGTGGGACGGGCGGAAGCAGATAGGCTGGAAAGCGCGCTCAGGCTGGTGCTGATGCACCTGCTGAAATGGGATTATCAACCTCAGAAGCGCACGCGAAGCTGGGCCGTCACCATCGCCAACCAGCGCGACCGGGCGACCAAGTTCCTGAAAGAGAACCGTAGCCTCAAGCCCAGGCTGGGGGACATCATCGCCGATGCCTACCGGCTTGCCCGCCGCGAAGCCTCCGGCGAGACTGACCTCGACCTCTCGGTGTTCCCCGAGACCTGCCCCTACGACTTCGACGCCATCATGACCCGGCCGGTCGAGTGGCCGCCGGCCGATCCTGCAGCACTCGCCGCCCGTTCCCCCGACGTTTAA
- a CDS encoding type I secretion system permease/ATPase — protein sequence MSTSRQHSKPAEATPIARTLRACRAAFVALALFSGLINVLMLTSSLFMMQVYDRVLTSHSVPTLVALSVIAIGLYLFQGALEVIRGRLFVRIAERVDAEAGARLFPTIVRMPLRASRGTVDPMQATRDLEAIRSFLSGNGPAALFDLPWIPVYLAVVFALHPLLGWVTVAGSVVLIGLTALADLWSRQPTREALSALSARSHLADTAQRGTEVVTSMGMAAELGQRWGAAQEAFLAAQRHATDVSSGLSALSRTLRYVLQSAMLGLAAYLAILGEISAGSIIAASILGARALAPVDLAIANWRGFVAARQGYHRLVRLFEAFPAPPPRLKLPAPTSALRIESLYVAAPGEREPILKGANFALRAGDGLGVIGPSASGKSTLGRALVGLWPPLKGKVMLDGASLDQWDPEALGPHIGYLPQDVQLFDGTVADNIARMAANAPSEAVIAAAQQAGLHEYILAMADGYNTRVGQGGAHLSAGQRQRLGLARALYGNPFLVVLDEPNANLDAEGEASVAHAIRSVRERGGIAVVIAHRPSAIAAVDQLLVIRAGEIVAFGPKDEVLAKTVRNVASLAGKPGPRPVPAAGQVATGGIL from the coding sequence GTGTCGACGTCCCGACAGCATTCGAAACCGGCGGAGGCGACGCCGATCGCCCGCACCCTGCGGGCCTGCCGCGCCGCCTTCGTGGCGCTGGCCCTGTTCAGCGGGCTCATCAATGTCCTGATGCTCACCAGCTCACTGTTCATGATGCAGGTCTATGACCGCGTCCTGACCAGCCACAGCGTGCCGACCCTGGTGGCGCTGAGCGTCATCGCCATCGGGCTCTACCTGTTCCAGGGCGCGCTCGAAGTGATCCGCGGCCGGCTGTTCGTGCGCATTGCCGAGCGCGTCGACGCCGAGGCCGGCGCCCGGCTTTTCCCGACCATCGTGCGCATGCCGCTGCGGGCCAGCCGCGGCACGGTCGATCCCATGCAGGCCACCCGCGACCTGGAGGCGATCCGCAGCTTCCTATCCGGCAACGGGCCGGCCGCGCTGTTCGACCTGCCGTGGATCCCGGTCTATCTGGCCGTCGTCTTCGCGCTGCATCCTTTGCTCGGCTGGGTGACGGTGGCCGGCTCGGTGGTGCTGATCGGCCTGACGGCCCTGGCCGACCTATGGTCGCGCCAGCCGACCCGCGAGGCGCTGTCGGCGCTCTCCGCCCGCAGTCACCTCGCCGACACCGCCCAGCGCGGCACCGAGGTGGTGACCTCCATGGGCATGGCCGCCGAGCTCGGCCAGCGCTGGGGCGCGGCGCAGGAGGCGTTCCTTGCCGCGCAGCGCCACGCCACCGACGTCAGCAGCGGCCTGTCGGCGCTGTCGCGCACGCTGCGCTACGTGCTGCAATCGGCCATGCTGGGGCTTGCCGCCTATCTGGCGATCCTCGGCGAGATTTCGGCGGGCTCTATCATCGCGGCCTCGATCCTCGGCGCGCGGGCCCTGGCGCCCGTCGATCTGGCGATCGCGAACTGGCGCGGCTTCGTCGCCGCCCGGCAGGGCTACCACCGGCTGGTTCGGCTGTTCGAGGCATTCCCGGCACCGCCGCCGCGGCTGAAACTGCCGGCGCCGACATCCGCCCTGCGGATCGAGAGCCTCTACGTCGCCGCCCCCGGCGAGCGCGAGCCGATCCTGAAAGGCGCCAACTTCGCGCTGCGGGCGGGCGACGGGCTCGGCGTCATCGGCCCCTCCGCCTCCGGCAAGTCGACGCTCGGCCGCGCGCTGGTCGGGCTGTGGCCGCCGCTCAAGGGCAAGGTGATGCTGGATGGCGCCTCGCTCGACCAGTGGGATCCCGAGGCGCTCGGCCCGCACATCGGCTATCTGCCGCAGGACGTGCAGCTCTTCGACGGCACCGTGGCCGACAACATCGCCCGCATGGCCGCCAATGCGCCCTCGGAGGCGGTCATCGCCGCGGCCCAGCAGGCCGGGCTGCACGAATACATCCTGGCCATGGCCGACGGCTACAATACGCGGGTCGGCCAGGGCGGCGCCCATCTTTCCGCCGGGCAGCGCCAGCGGCTGGGGCTGGCGCGGGCGCTCTACGGCAACCCGTTCCTGGTGGTGCTCGATGAGCCGAACGCCAATCTCGACGCCGAGGGCGAGGCCTCGGTCGCCCACGCCATCCGCTCGGTGCGCGAGCGCGGCGGCATCGCCGTGGTCATCGCCCACCGGCCGAGCGCCATCGCCGCGGTCGACCAGCTCCTGGTGATCCGCGCGGGCGAGATCGTCGCGTTCGGCCCGAAGGACGAAGTGCTGGCCAAGACGGTGCGCAATGTCGCCTCGCTCGCCGGCAAGCCGGGGCCGCGGCCGGTGCCCGCCGCCGGTCAGGTGGCAACGGGAGGCATCCTGTGA
- a CDS encoding DUF29 domain-containing protein, with amino-acid sequence MDDVANKAPKPRKATVRYEDDTYSWAFEQAALLRAGRWSELDIGHLADEIEDVGKSEARELESALRLVLMHLLKWDHQPEKRTRSWTLSIAVHRKFAARALRKNPGLKGVLVEVLADAYETARLEASGETDLDLSVFPEACPYDFDTLMTRPVEWPPAAS; translated from the coding sequence ATGGACGATGTCGCGAACAAGGCGCCGAAGCCCCGGAAGGCCACGGTGCGCTACGAGGACGACACCTATAGCTGGGCCTTCGAGCAGGCAGCGCTGCTGCGCGCCGGACGCTGGAGCGAACTCGACATCGGACACCTCGCCGACGAGATCGAGGACGTGGGCAAATCCGAGGCGCGTGAACTGGAAAGCGCACTCAGGCTGGTGCTGATGCACCTCCTGAAATGGGACCATCAGCCCGAGAAGCGCACGCGAAGCTGGACGCTCAGCATTGCCGTCCACCGCAAGTTCGCGGCGAGGGCGTTGCGCAAGAACCCAGGCCTCAAGGGTGTGCTGGTGGAGGTGCTGGCCGACGCCTATGAGACCGCCCGGCTTGAGGCCTCCGGCGAGACCGACCTCGACCTCTCGGTGTTTCCCGAAGCCTGCCCCTACGACTTCGACACCCTCATGACCCGGCCGGTCGAGTGGCCGCCGGCGGCATCGTGA
- a CDS encoding DUF6163 family protein, whose product MSDIPIHDPPIELDKLVEKGVWARRLTIFVRSVAVLVLIKGLFHWSLLCGVGDGSGVHFEVMPPAWQIATIFFAIIDVVAGVGLWLLAAWGAAVWLIGGMSQVVFDIWFPQIYGGVVPLTIFYALLLVGYVVLRVLALREKPDR is encoded by the coding sequence ATGAGCGACATTCCGATTCACGATCCGCCGATCGAGCTCGACAAGCTGGTCGAGAAGGGCGTGTGGGCCCGCCGCCTCACCATCTTCGTGCGCTCGGTGGCGGTGCTGGTGCTGATCAAGGGCCTGTTCCACTGGTCGCTGCTGTGCGGGGTCGGCGACGGCAGCGGCGTGCATTTCGAGGTCATGCCGCCGGCTTGGCAGATCGCCACCATCTTCTTCGCCATCATCGACGTGGTGGCGGGCGTCGGCCTGTGGCTGCTCGCCGCCTGGGGCGCCGCGGTGTGGCTGATCGGCGGCATGTCGCAGGTGGTGTTCGATATCTGGTTTCCGCAGATCTATGGCGGCGTGGTGCCGCTCACCATCTTCTACGCGCTGCTGCTGGTCGGCTACGTGGTGCTGCGCGTGCTGGCGCTGCGCGAGAAGCCGGATCGCTGA
- the mmsB gene encoding 3-hydroxyisobutyrate dehydrogenase, protein MANIGFIGLGNMGGPMAANLLKAGHRVTGYDPVPAAVERFTAAGGVAAAKAADVAAGAEVIITMLPAGRHVREVYLGPGGVIAAAAPGALLIDSSTIDVETARAVAASAEAAGLAVLDAPVSGGVGGATAGTLTFMVGGPDAAFARAEPILQAMGKTIVHAGGPGTGQAAKICNNMILGISMVAVSEAFVLAERLGLDAQKLFDISSKSSGQCWSLTSYCPVPGPVPTSPANRDYAAGFTAAMMLKDLKLAQDAAAGAGVSTPLGAAVAQLYGLYCGSGEGGRDFSGIIRLLRGT, encoded by the coding sequence ATGGCGAACATCGGTTTCATCGGGCTCGGCAATATGGGCGGGCCGATGGCGGCGAACCTGCTCAAGGCCGGTCATCGCGTCACCGGCTATGACCCGGTGCCGGCGGCAGTGGAGCGCTTCACCGCGGCGGGCGGCGTCGCCGCGGCCAAGGCCGCCGATGTCGCGGCCGGCGCGGAGGTCATCATCACCATGCTGCCGGCGGGCCGGCACGTGCGCGAGGTCTATCTCGGACCCGGCGGGGTGATCGCGGCGGCGGCGCCCGGCGCGCTGCTGATCGACTCCTCCACCATCGACGTGGAGACCGCCCGCGCCGTGGCGGCGTCGGCCGAGGCCGCGGGCCTCGCCGTGCTCGATGCGCCGGTGTCCGGCGGCGTCGGTGGCGCCACCGCCGGCACGCTCACCTTCATGGTCGGCGGGCCGGACGCGGCCTTCGCCCGCGCCGAGCCGATCCTGCAGGCGATGGGCAAGACCATTGTTCACGCCGGCGGCCCCGGCACCGGGCAGGCGGCGAAGATCTGCAACAACATGATTCTCGGCATCTCGATGGTGGCGGTGTCGGAGGCCTTCGTGCTGGCCGAGCGGCTGGGGCTCGACGCCCAGAAGCTGTTCGACATCTCCTCCAAATCGTCGGGCCAGTGCTGGTCGCTCACCAGCTACTGCCCGGTGCCCGGCCCGGTGCCGACCTCGCCCGCCAACCGCGATTATGCCGCGGGCTTCACCGCCGCGATGATGCTGAAGGACCTCAAGCTCGCCCAGGATGCCGCGGCCGGCGCCGGCGTCTCGACGCCGCTGGGCGCGGCGGTGGCCCAGCTCTATGGCCTCTATTGCGGCAGCGGCGAGGGCGGGCGCGACTTCTCCGGCATCATCCGCCTCCTGCGCGGTACCTGA
- a CDS encoding acyl-CoA dehydrogenase family protein — MDFALTADQRAIAEAAREFARHEMAPHAKAWDEAETFPIETLRHAAALGFAGIYVKEDVGGSGLTRFDAALIFEELAQGCVSTAAFLSIHNMASWMIDAFGSDELRQRYLPNLCTMDRVASYCLTEPGAGSDAASLRTRARRDGDHWVLDGDKAFISGGGVSDVYVVMARTGEAGPRGISCFVVEKGTPGLHFGAKEKKLGWKTQPTAAVHFENCRIPAGNLVGSEGQGFRIAMAGLDGGRLNIGACSLGGAQFCLDQTIDYMRQRKQFGQPIADFQALRFRIADYATELEAARLLLRRAAKAVADREPNATQLAAMAKRLATDTGFQVVDGCLQLHGGYGYLRDFPIERVLRDLRVHRILEGTNEIMRLIISRGIFDI, encoded by the coding sequence ATGGACTTCGCCCTAACCGCCGACCAGCGGGCGATTGCCGAGGCGGCGCGCGAGTTCGCCCGCCACGAGATGGCCCCCCACGCCAAGGCCTGGGACGAGGCCGAGACCTTTCCCATCGAGACGCTGCGTCATGCCGCCGCGCTCGGCTTCGCCGGCATCTATGTGAAGGAGGATGTCGGCGGCTCCGGCCTCACGCGCTTCGATGCCGCGCTGATCTTCGAGGAGCTGGCGCAGGGCTGCGTGTCGACCGCCGCGTTTCTCTCGATCCACAACATGGCGTCGTGGATGATCGACGCCTTCGGCTCCGATGAGCTGCGCCAGCGCTATCTGCCGAATCTCTGCACCATGGACAGGGTGGCGAGCTACTGCCTGACCGAGCCCGGCGCGGGCTCCGATGCCGCCTCGCTGCGCACCCGCGCCCGCCGCGACGGCGATCACTGGGTGCTCGACGGCGACAAGGCGTTCATCTCCGGCGGCGGCGTGTCGGACGTCTATGTGGTGATGGCCCGCACCGGCGAGGCCGGCCCCCGCGGCATCTCCTGCTTTGTGGTCGAGAAGGGCACGCCGGGGCTGCATTTCGGCGCCAAGGAGAAGAAGCTCGGCTGGAAGACCCAACCCACCGCCGCGGTGCATTTCGAGAATTGCCGGATTCCGGCCGGCAATCTGGTCGGCAGCGAAGGGCAGGGCTTCAGGATCGCCATGGCCGGGCTCGATGGCGGCCGGCTGAATATCGGCGCCTGCTCGCTGGGCGGCGCCCAGTTCTGCCTCGACCAGACCATCGACTACATGCGCCAGAGGAAGCAGTTCGGACAACCGATCGCCGACTTCCAGGCGCTGCGCTTCCGCATCGCCGACTATGCCACCGAGCTGGAGGCGGCGCGCCTGCTGCTGCGCCGTGCCGCCAAGGCGGTCGCCGACCGCGAGCCGAACGCCACCCAGCTTGCCGCCATGGCCAAGCGGCTGGCCACCGACACCGGGTTCCAGGTGGTCGATGGCTGCCTGCAGCTTCATGGCGGCTATGGGTACCTGCGCGATTTCCCGATCGAGCGGGTTCTGCGCGACCTGCGCGTGCATCGCATCCTGGAGGGCACCAACGAGATCATGCGGCTGATCATCAGCCGCGGTATATTTGATATTTAA
- the ldtR gene encoding transcriptional regulator LdtR, which produces MKSAVKTVEPVERRERAQEIRPLYLESLTLVERLHRRLLDVIKDEFDRRGRSDVNSVQALLLFNIGDSELTAGELRTRGYYLGSNVSYNLKKLVEMGYLHHQRSRIDRRSVRISLTDKGREVRDIIDSLYAKHIKTIEQVGGIGTADFAGLNKALQRLERFWTDQILYRL; this is translated from the coding sequence ATGAAGAGTGCAGTGAAGACGGTGGAACCCGTCGAGCGACGAGAGCGAGCCCAGGAGATTCGTCCGCTCTACCTCGAGTCTCTGACGCTGGTAGAGCGACTGCATCGCCGGCTCCTTGACGTGATCAAGGACGAGTTCGATCGTCGAGGCCGCTCCGACGTCAACAGCGTGCAGGCACTGCTGTTGTTCAACATCGGAGACAGTGAACTGACCGCTGGTGAACTTCGCACCAGGGGCTACTATCTTGGCTCCAACGTTTCCTACAATCTGAAAAAGCTTGTGGAAATGGGCTATCTGCACCATCAGCGCTCGCGGATCGACCGGCGGTCGGTGCGCATCAGCCTGACGGACAAGGGCAGGGAGGTGCGCGATATCATCGACAGCCTCTATGCCAAGCACATCAAGACCATCGAGCAGGTGGGCGGCATTGGCACAGCCGATTTCGCCGGCCTGAACAAGGCTTTGCAGCGGCTCGAGCGGTTCTGGACCGACCAGATCCTCTATCGGCTGTAA
- a CDS encoding L,D-transpeptidase family protein: MGFGQEERNATLVDSAEWNQGFDSASRTILMPRSSLPTLSPQTLAATEQALQTYAGIVARGGWPMVPEAGRLRVGMRHRAVPALRQRLAASGDLDPAAGVSEVFDSYVEAGVRRFQARHGLQADGVVRESTYRALNVPADVRLRQLETNLGRLKAMSGFLGNRFITVNIPAAQLEAVENGAVVSRHTAIVGKPDRPSPVLSVKIQEVNFNPFWTVPVSIIRKDLIPKMQAEPDYLAKYKIRVYDGRGRELDPRQINWYSEEAVNYQFRQDPGEQNSMGSVRINMPNQHSVYMHDTPQKNLFGEDRRFDSSGCVRVQNVRDLVTWILAGSQWARPQIDSVIRSGERADAKPVAPVPVYWVYITAWATSDGVVQLREDIYNRDGLGGQVAADH, encoded by the coding sequence CTGGGTTTCGGCCAGGAGGAGCGGAACGCCACCCTGGTCGACAGCGCCGAATGGAACCAGGGGTTCGATTCGGCTTCTCGCACCATCCTGATGCCGCGCTCCTCGCTGCCGACCCTGTCGCCGCAGACGCTGGCGGCCACCGAGCAGGCGCTGCAGACCTATGCTGGTATCGTCGCCCGCGGCGGCTGGCCCATGGTGCCCGAGGCCGGGCGGCTGCGTGTCGGCATGCGCCACCGGGCCGTGCCGGCGCTGCGCCAGCGTCTGGCGGCGAGCGGCGACCTCGATCCCGCCGCCGGCGTCTCGGAGGTGTTCGATTCCTATGTCGAGGCCGGCGTGCGCCGCTTCCAGGCCCGTCATGGTCTGCAGGCGGACGGCGTGGTGCGCGAGAGCACCTATCGCGCCCTCAACGTGCCGGCCGACGTGCGCCTGCGCCAGCTCGAGACCAATCTCGGCCGGCTCAAGGCGATGTCCGGCTTCCTCGGCAATCGCTTCATCACCGTCAATATTCCCGCTGCCCAGCTCGAGGCGGTGGAGAATGGCGCGGTCGTTTCCCGCCACACTGCCATCGTCGGCAAGCCGGACCGGCCCTCGCCGGTGCTGTCGGTCAAGATCCAGGAAGTCAACTTCAATCCGTTCTGGACCGTGCCGGTATCGATCATCCGCAAGGATCTGATCCCCAAGATGCAGGCCGAGCCGGACTATTTGGCCAAGTACAAGATCCGGGTCTATGACGGCCGCGGCCGCGAACTCGATCCCCGCCAGATCAACTGGTACTCGGAAGAGGCGGTGAACTACCAGTTCCGCCAGGATCCGGGCGAGCAGAACTCGATGGGCTCGGTACGCATCAACATGCCGAACCAGCATTCGGTCTATATGCACGACACGCCGCAGAAGAACCTGTTCGGCGAGGACCGTCGCTTCGACTCATCGGGCTGCGTGCGGGTGCAGAACGTGCGCGATCTCGTCACCTGGATTCTCGCCGGCAGCCAATGGGCGCGGCCGCAGATCGACTCGGTGATCCGCTCGGGCGAGCGCGCCGATGCCAAGCCGGTCGCGCCGGTACCGGTCTATTGGGTCTACATCACCGCCTGGGCGACCTCGGACGGCGTGGTGCAGCTCCGAGAGGACATCTACAACCGCGATGGCCTGGGCGGCCAGGTCGCCGCGGACCACTGA
- a CDS encoding enoyl-CoA hydratase/isomerase family protein, whose amino-acid sequence MDSEILFEQRGAAGIVTLNRPKALNALTYAMALALARQLDLWAEDPAIRCIVVQGAGERAFCAGGDIRRLYDLAKAGRFDEQLAFWHDEYLLNARIKTYPKPYVALVDGIVMGGGVGVSIHGSHCVAGDRFQFAMPEVGIGFFPDVGATYALPRLPGEVGTYCALTGARLNQADAADLGLVRAAVRSADFPALIADLATGQHPDAALAARALPQAPGPLRDIRPLIDACFAGDSVETILARLDGAAAPGPELAATIRSKSPTSLKIALGQMRRGRTMSFAEAIRTEFRIVSRLAHGHDFYEGVRALIIDKDNVPRWTPATLDAVSAADVERHFAPIDRELPL is encoded by the coding sequence ATGGATTCAGAGATTCTGTTCGAGCAGCGCGGTGCCGCCGGCATCGTCACGCTCAATCGTCCCAAGGCGCTGAATGCGCTCACCTACGCCATGGCGCTGGCGCTGGCCCGCCAGCTCGACCTCTGGGCCGAGGATCCCGCCATTCGCTGCATCGTGGTGCAGGGCGCCGGCGAGCGCGCCTTCTGTGCCGGCGGCGACATCCGCCGGCTCTACGATCTCGCCAAGGCCGGTCGCTTCGACGAGCAACTTGCCTTCTGGCACGACGAATATCTGCTCAACGCCAGGATCAAGACCTACCCGAAGCCCTATGTGGCGCTGGTCGACGGCATCGTCATGGGCGGCGGGGTCGGCGTGTCGATCCATGGCAGCCACTGCGTCGCCGGCGACCGCTTCCAGTTCGCCATGCCGGAGGTCGGCATCGGCTTCTTCCCCGATGTCGGGGCGACCTATGCCCTGCCGCGGCTGCCCGGCGAGGTCGGCACCTATTGCGCGCTCACCGGCGCGCGGCTGAACCAGGCCGATGCCGCCGATCTCGGTCTGGTGCGGGCAGCCGTGCGGTCGGCCGATTTTCCGGCGCTGATCGCCGACCTCGCCACCGGACAGCACCCCGACGCCGCCCTCGCGGCGCGGGCGCTGCCGCAGGCCCCAGGGCCGCTGCGCGACATCCGCCCGCTCATCGATGCCTGCTTTGCCGGCGACAGCGTCGAGACGATCCTCGCCCGGCTCGATGGCGCCGCGGCACCCGGGCCGGAGCTTGCCGCCACCATCCGCAGCAAGTCGCCGACCAGCCTCAAGATCGCGCTCGGCCAGATGCGGCGCGGGCGCACCATGTCGTTCGCCGAGGCGATCCGCACCGAATTCCGCATCGTGTCGCGTCTCGCCCACGGCCACGATTTCTACGAAGGCGTGCGGGCGCTCATCATCGACAAGGACAACGTCCCGCGCTGGACTCCCGCCACGCTCGATGCGGTTTCGGCCGCCGATGTCGAGCGCCACTTCGCGCCGATCGACCGCGAGTTGCCGCTATGA
- a CDS encoding CAP domain-containing protein: MTQPSAEEQYLLELINAERAKVGAQPLAFDGDLNEAAESHSAWMIATDTFSHTGSGGSTAGQRMSAAGYAFTGSWAWGENIAWATTRSPAGYQDEVQLLHTNLMNSSGHRANILNDTYREVGLGIEIGDYGGRQSMFVTEDFAKSGTSTFLTGVAFDDKDGDKFYDPGEGLGAITVTAISSTGTKYTTTTMDAGGYDMVLPTGTYTVTFSGAGIATTTMQATVGSKNVKLDLIDPATTGSGGGTGTPTPEPTPTPTPQPAAIVGTSGNNTLNGTAAADQIQGLAGNDRLYGKDGNDRLEGGTGDDSLWGGAGADTLLGGDGRDVLYGEAGLDILTGGAGADRFVFNTALGSGNVDTITDFSVVDDTIVLENAIFTALRSTGTLSSSAFYAGTAAHDSTDRIIYNPNTGALIYDADGTGSAAGVQVAQLTTGLALQSSDFAVI; this comes from the coding sequence ATGACGCAGCCCAGCGCCGAGGAACAATACCTGCTGGAATTGATCAATGCCGAACGTGCGAAGGTCGGCGCCCAGCCGCTCGCGTTCGACGGCGACCTCAATGAAGCCGCTGAGAGCCACAGCGCCTGGATGATCGCCACCGACACGTTCTCGCACACCGGCTCCGGCGGCAGCACTGCCGGCCAGCGCATGTCCGCGGCGGGCTACGCTTTCACCGGCTCCTGGGCGTGGGGCGAGAACATCGCCTGGGCCACCACGCGCTCGCCGGCCGGCTACCAGGACGAGGTGCAGCTCCTGCACACCAATCTGATGAACTCGTCCGGCCACCGCGCCAATATCCTCAACGACACTTATCGCGAGGTCGGGCTTGGCATCGAGATCGGCGACTATGGCGGCCGGCAGAGCATGTTCGTGACCGAGGACTTCGCCAAGTCCGGTACCAGCACGTTCCTCACCGGCGTCGCGTTCGACGACAAGGATGGCGACAAGTTCTACGATCCGGGCGAAGGCCTCGGCGCCATCACCGTCACCGCTATCAGCAGCACCGGCACCAAATACACCACGACGACGATGGATGCCGGCGGCTACGACATGGTGCTGCCGACCGGCACCTATACCGTTACCTTCTCCGGCGCCGGCATCGCCACCACCACGATGCAGGCCACCGTGGGCAGCAAGAACGTCAAGCTCGACCTGATCGACCCGGCGACGACCGGCAGCGGCGGCGGTACCGGGACGCCAACGCCGGAGCCCACGCCCACACCGACCCCGCAGCCCGCGGCCATCGTCGGCACGTCGGGCAACAACACGCTCAACGGCACCGCGGCCGCCGACCAGATCCAGGGCCTCGCCGGCAACGACAGGCTCTATGGCAAGGACGGGAACGACCGTCTCGAGGGCGGGACGGGCGATGACAGCCTGTGGGGCGGCGCGGGCGCCGACACCCTTCTCGGCGGCGACGGGCGCGACGTGCTCTATGGCGAGGCCGGGCTCGACATCCTCACCGGCGGCGCGGGCGCCGATCGCTTCGTGTTCAACACTGCGCTCGGATCGGGCAATGTCGACACCATCACCGACTTCTCGGTGGTGGACGACACCATCGTGCTGGAGAACGCCATCTTCACCGCGCTCCGCTCGACCGGAACCCTGAGCTCGTCGGCATTCTATGCCGGCACGGCGGCCCACGATTCCACCGATCGCATCATCTACAACCCCAATACCGGCGCGCTGATCTATGATGCCGACGGCACCGGCTCGGCGGCCGGCGTCCAGGTCGCCCAGCTGACGACGGGGCTGGCGCTGCAATCGTCCGACTTCGCGGTCATCTGA